The Papaver somniferum cultivar HN1 chromosome 3, ASM357369v1, whole genome shotgun sequence genome includes a region encoding these proteins:
- the LOC113360588 gene encoding protein FAR1-RELATED SEQUENCE 5-like yields MEEHTETPDNSTMESLESRLECLGIEPYRHEGSSLYIENHYESTGLVETDLEKPQPISPLAQESCDLMAEFSTDEVFASREEVIKWCHDKKTKTKTVVIIRKSKKKSKIQGSFIVMACERFGEYKSVNRSVEKSAVTRCLRRKPRTTGTKKCKCPFRLRATCFDGTNWRLRVLNGEHNHLPYETLTGHSFSGRLNPAEKDLCIYFSVGGVKPALILSTLKRQNKKIVSTARTIYNAKSKFRTKVMEGRTKMHNLLQLLDEHHYVTSNRREDSSGRVLELFWSHPDGSRLAQCFPTILLLDCTYKTNRWGMPLFHAVGVTSTTQSFTIAYCFMSAEKTRNYIWALERLRKLYSPNHLPSVVVTDDDI; encoded by the exons ATGGAAGAACATACAGAAACCCCAGATAACTCCACTATGGAATCGTTAGAATCCCGTTTGGAATGTTTGGGGATCGAACCATATCGTCATGAG GGATCGTCGTTGTATATCGAAAACCATTATGAATCTACTGGTCTAGTGGAAACTGATCTTGAAAAGCCTCAACCAATATCTCCTCTAGCACAAGAGTCTTGTGATTTGATGGCTGAATTCTCTACTGATGAG GTATTTGCGAGTCGTGAAGAGGTTATTAAATGGTGTCACGACAAgaaaacaaagacaaaaacaGTAGTTATAATTAGGAAGtccaagaaaaaatcaaaaatacaGGGCTCTTTCATTGTAATGGCGTGTGAAAGATTTGGGGAGTATAAAAGTGTTAACAGAAGTGTTGAAAAAAGTGCGGTAACACGATGTCTGAGGAGAAAACCGAGGACGACTGGAACAAAAAAATGTAAATGTCCTTTTCGGCTGAGAGCTACATGTTTTGATGGAACGAATTGGCGATTACGGGTTTTAAATGGCGAACACAATCATCTGCCTTATGAAACACTAACCGGCCATTCTTTTTCAGGTAGGTTAAATCCTGCTGAAAAAGATTTGTGCATTTATTTTTCCGTTGGTGGAGTGAAGCCCGCTTTAATTCTATCTACGCTAAAGAGACAAAATAAGAAAATTGTTTCAACAGCACGAACAATATACAATGCCAAGTCCAAATTCAGGACGAAAGTAATGGAAGGGCGAAcaaagatgcataatttgttgcaATTGTTAGACGAACATCATTATGTGACATCTAACCGGAGAGAAGACAGCTCGGGAAGAGTTTTGGAGTTGTTTTGGTCACATCCAGATGGTTCAAGGCTTGCACAATGTTTCCCCACGATTCTGTTACTAGATTGTACTTACAAAACGAATCGATGGGGTATGCCGTTGTTTCATGCTGTGGGTGTGACATCTACCACACAAAGCTTCACTATTGCGTATTGCTTTATGTCTGCGGAGAAGACAAGGAATTATATTTGGGCTCTAGAGCGGTTAAGGAAGTTGTACTCTCCTAATCATCTTCCATCGGTGGTTGTCACAGATGATGATATATGA